ctgcgtctctgtgaaccagttagttttcagtctgtggaacTTCCCACCCAGAAGGTATGTTTATATCgtgggttgtttatatcgtgaaaccgcccctcctacctcttgatgtggcctcctctttttcttctggagtagggtatcttttttacggtttccggtccatttgggtgaagagtgctcagtctttagttgtgaattttgttgtttttaggagagaagttgagctgcagtccttctattccaccatcttaatcccctgtATGGCTTTTGATATAGATTTCTCATCTGATGTATTAAAAGTATATGTTGCCCTAATCcaggaaaagaaatcattaatATGAATGTGATTGGTTGAGTAACCTTAATGCTTGTCTTAGAAATAGACAGTATCTTTCTTTGTACTAGAGAGGGTTTTCTGCAACTACACAAATACAGAGATCAGTCGACAGTTCAATTCATAATTTAGTTTTTCTCAGTTTAAGGGGACATAAGGAGAGGGTTCTGGGGAGAATTGGTTCCCATAAGGATTAGAGATGTCAGAGAATAAGGAATTAAGAAACCACCTTCACTGCTGCTGTAAACTCTTGAGAGGCTGAGTGAGACCTTAAACAAAAACCTGGGaaagtgcaccacagcaggaactcctcaggttaATTTTTCAGTCCGAGAAACACTCAGCCAGTGAATGTGTCCCAGTCATAATCTGGGtagagaaaattagaaaagaagagctGTCCCGTGCTTTTGATGTGGGCATCTCCAAAGGCCTAGCAATACATGACATTGTTTCTAGAAGACTTCGTCTGCTGTTTTCTGGCAGCAGTGAGGATCATCCTCATTCAGTTACTTTAAATTCCTCCCTGGATGTCTGTGAATCTTATCTTTAATcacctttttttctgtaatgtaTAGTCTATtctaaaaaatcatatgatcagaATCGTGGTTCATAAAGCCTACAGTTGCAGAGGTTGCTTTTGTAATATTCATTATTACTTTATGTATGTTTATCCTGTCTGTACACTCTTAGGATGATTATAAACATAAAGATTGTCTTCTCCTGTTTTGTGCACATTATAGTTTCCCCGACTTAAAAAGTTGAGCCTAAATGTATATCAGCTTTCAAACCATGAAGATATGAATACAAAGAGAGATTTCAATATTAGTGTAATCTACTAAATTCATGTTGAAGCCATTTTTACATGCTgagaaataagggaaaaaataagaacatagCCTACtccaaataatttcattttaatgaaagcaGTAAACATTTCCTAAAGTCTTGCATTAGGTTTTTATTACTACATCACTTCTGACCAccaacttagtggtttaaaactgcacacttattatctcatagtttctgtgcATCAGGATTCCAGGCACAGCTTTGCTGGGTCTTCTGCTTGGGCTCTTTAATCAAGGTGTGAACTGTATTGTATTCTCATGTGGAGGGTTAGCTGAGAAGGGATTTGCTTCCAAGTTCATtcaggttgttgtgagaatttatTTGATTGTACTTGTAGGCCTGAATCTTTGTTCCATAATCATGGTGTATCTATCCATTTGTTTagatccttaaaatatttttcaacaatgTTCAATAAGTTGCATTAGAGAGGTTTTGGAtaccttttgttgtttttttccttaagtatttAGAATAATTTGATGCTATATTTTAATCAACTTTCAGATAACTGCATTTTTCACCTTGTATCTCTTAAACTTATTGAAATAGTTACAGTAGATAATTGAGtagattttaagtattttctatataaatagaaatgcaatgaaatattaagaCAGTTTTGTGACTTTCTTTCCATCTGgactttttttcttgccttattgtatTGGTTAGAAGTTCCAGTAGAATACTGAATAGATGTGGCGAAATTAGACATTCATATCTTGATCTTAGAGGGGAAGAGTTCATTAATTCACCATTGAATAAGATGTAAACTCTGTGTTAATGTATGTCAGCTTTAAACTGTCATTTTTAATATGTCATCTGACTTTGAGTATATAATGttcagtttaattttaattttttaatggctgcccctctgccatatggacgttcccagccagggattaaatctgagctgtgactgcaacctatATCACCACTACTGCAACATCGgatcccttaactcactgtactgggctggggattgaacccacgtcttctcAGCAACCCTAgtcattgcagtcagattcttaacccactgtgcctcaatgggaactcccttatttcaaTTTGAGAACAGAAATTTccaatatatactttaaataccTCGTAcataaaaggttatttttaaaacattagacagattataagaattaataaatgtactcttttttaaaaaacagttacaGTTTCCAGCAGGATATAATTAGAAGTAGTCTCCAATAATTTTTATCTTGGATGGTCTCTTCATGTTAAGGTGGCTTTGTCCAAAATTAAAAGGCTGCTTGTATGTGAATGCAGGGCAGGATGCTCTTGTGATGACTCAGCCAGATAGCACTTGTGAGACACTATGCAAACTCGACAATATTGTACATTTATGGCCCCAAAAATAGCTTAGCACATTGATGGGCAGGCCAAGGAGATGGCGTTACCTGGACTTCAGTTGCCATAGCGAGTATATTCATATTGCTTGATTTTAATTATACATATGCAACTTTGGGAGTTGTAAATAAGTCTGTTTTTTTCAGGGAAGGTGGAGGTGAGAGTCCAAATTTATAGAAATTGGTCGGCTGAATAAAATTTCCTGTTAAAAGGCCAGGCAATTGAATTCTCTATTTGCTATAAAACAGTGTTACAGTTCTACCTTTAGCTGTTATTATGAGCTCTAGGTGGATAGAATAGGCAGTTTCCCAAGATCTCATCTTAGAAATTCTCTTTTGAAGCCCATTCAGGGACAAAGGGGAAGATTGCAGAAGGATGGACAAATTGAATTCTTTCAGCTAGCCAAGTGTGAGAGCTATGCCTGGAGTCATCTGGGGAGATGAAGAGAATGTTATTTGCATAGCAACCTACctctcattattttttcccaaatgatcCAAAATTGTAAAAATGGAGAAGTTAACTCCACACTAGGGGTTTGCAACCTTTTTTCAGGAAAAGGCCAGTTAGTAAACATTTTCAGCTTTGGGGACCATGAGGTCTTTATTAAACTACTTCTGCCGTTAAAAGCAGCTATAGATAGTGTACAAATGAGTGGGAATGAATgtgttccaagaaaactttatttatacGAACAagtgatgtgtgtatgtgtaactgaatcactttgttgtatagcaggaaatatcacgacattgtaaatcaactacacttcaagaaaactttaaaaaatgaaaaaactaaaaagaactgGTGGTGGATAGATCTTACTCTCAGGCcttaatttttggatttttgaTCTACAATGTGGTCCTGACTGCTAAGGTACTTCTAGGTGACTTTCCCAAGTATTCAGCGGGGGGCCTGTGGTGGAAGAGATGTTGACAAGGTCTCCATATTTTAGCTGTGCCCAAACTCCTGCCCCTCAGAATGCTCGACCTCCAGTATCTCTGTTGACCTCTCAGCCTTATCACTGGTGCGCATAGACTACCCTTGCCCCAGTGTCTTCAGCCAATCACTCAGGCAAGGGTATATGGGGAACTTTGCCCAGATCCTGGTATAATGCAGCCATCACTGGCAGATTCTAACCATTTCAGCCGACCTGATGTCTTCCAGCCGACCTGATGTTTTCCAGCTGACCTCAATGAGACAGTCATGTTGAGCTTCGTCTCTAGCTCATAGGGTGGGCTGAGCCACTGCTAACTGTGGTCTTATAGGtactgaatttctctttcttttgagcTGCTTGTCAAAAGTTTCCTCATATAGGTGATTTAGTTTCATGGTATAAGGGAGAAAACCAGTGGCCTCACACTGGTTATTCTGACATAGCTGGAAACAAAgcacttttgtttttaacattgtttattgttttatttccatgAATGCTTGAATGCTTTTGTCATGCAGGTGTGGTTTCaagttctctcctttttcttgatATTAATCTACTAAATATTCTGGCtcttgtatcttttttatatCATATATGTTTCTATActccagatatttatttttttatttgttttacaatatctttttaaattttattttattatgtttattaaggcatagttgatttacagtgtcgtgtctATTTTACTGTGAAGCATAGTGAACcagtcctatatatatatatatatatgtgtatgactatatatataaacacacatattctttttctcacactatcttccgtcaatatcttttaattttacttgtcATGCTTtgagtacttttattttatattttgtcataGTAGTACcttaaaacaaatatgaaatatttcttcctaTATTGAAAATGTTTGAGTATATTTACATATGCAAATTAAAGGAGTTCAGTGAAACACTTTGTTCCaaaaatttcttagaaattatTGGTACCATATTTAACATGGTATGCAGTTTCTTTTGGCTAATATTGGAAAGGCTTATTATGAGATGAAGGGTGATTTTGTTTCCTGGAAATAAATTCTCATCTTCTTGtaatgatataaattattttggtTGTGAGCGAAAGGGTTTGTTCCATGTAGTTTCACAAATCAAGATATGAAGGATTCATAAGAAGTGTCCTCTTACTGAACTAGTTAggattttcagaaaaaatattaagcaatAAATCTATCATTTTCATTGGATTATTTAAATTCAGCTTGCTCTTTCTTGTGTAAGATAAATGCAATTTTTTTGATCGTGTCATTGAAAGCTTGTTTCACTTGCTTGTTCCTCAAAGTATAAATAAAGGGGTCAACAATGGAGCAATAGATGTAGTGAGCACAGATGCTCCTTTGTTAATGTTCACCTCTTCTTTGGCTGAAGGCTTGATATAGATAAAAATACAGCTGCCGTAGGTAATGGAAACAACAATCATGTGAGAAGAACACGTGGAGAAAGCCTTCTTTCTTTGTGAAGCAGAAGGAAATCTGAGAATTGTCCTGATGATACATATGTATGAAAGAACAACACCTACCAGTGTAATGATGAATGTCATGACTGCACAGATTATGACCATCTGTTCTATGAGCCATGTATCTGAGCATGAGATCTTAAAGAGAGGAGATGCGTCACAGCCAAAATGATCAATGGCGTTGGAGTCACAGAATTCCAGCTGGAGGCCCACACTGAGTGGTGTGATGATGATCATCAACCCAGAGGTCCAGCAGCAGAGGATAAGGATGGTGCAGACTCTGCCGTTCATGATGCTCGTGTAAtgcaggggtttgcagatggccacatagcggtcataggacacGGTGGCCAGGAGAAAAAACTCGGTGGCTCCAAAGAgtccaataaaaaatatttgactgGCACAGGCATTATAAGTCATGGTGTTGTCCCCACTTGATATACTGTACAGGAATCTGGGGATACAGACTGTTGTGAATGAGATTTCTAAGAAGGAGAAGTTtcgaagaaaaaaatacataggcgTTTTAAGATGAGAATCTGTGAGTGTAAGAATGATAATGGTCAGGTTCCCTGTAACGCTCAGCATGTAGGTAAGaaataagaagataaaaatcagaACTTGTAGCTCTGGGTCCTCGGTAAGTCCCACCAAGATGAATGTTGTTATGACCGTGTGATTTCTCATTATTACCCTCGGTGTTCTAGGCGATCTGTGTGTAAAAAGTCAAACtacacagaagaaaggaaataatgagtcagaaagaggtgaaatagaaaacagaaaaaacaagagAGATGATTAGTAGAATCCAAAGCTGATTCTTGGAGAGGATGACTAACATGGATAAAACTGTCATGGAGActgatgtggaaaaaagagaaaagatgaaatttaTCAGGAATGTGAGATTATCCATCATTACATATTATACATTACatattataataacatatattataatattatacatacatCATTGCAGAtgattaaaaagattaaatacatCAATACAGatactaaaaagattaaaatggaatattttggaAAGCTCTGCAAAGTAGATTTGGCCATTTAAGTGAATGAACTAAGTCCATGAAAAATATTATCTACTTAAGCTAATTCAAGATGAAACATCTAACCAGTGTAGCCCTATCTCCAGTATTAAAGTCAACAAATGCATACTTAAATCATCCCACAAGGAGAACTGAAGCCTCAGATGGCTGAATCGTAGATTTCTCCCAGACATTTAAATCAAGCGGAAAAATCCAGTTAGTTACAAATCCTTTCATACAGTTGTTGAAAGCAAAAATTTAACATTATCTGATGGAATTTCCAGTGTGCATAGACAAGATAGAAatgataagcaaaataaaaatgggaagacTACAggatatccattttttttcttagattctacCCCCCAGTGGTAAAATATTGTTTCCATATGGCTTTTGAAATATTCAGTGTTTACACTGTAATTCATAGGCCACATACACTTTTAAGAAATGACACAGTCAAAAACATTGAATTTCAAAGACTATGCCATTGAAATGaagctttgaaaaaataataaattctccGGGTGAGcatgtatattcctttttttatctttatgcCGTGTCTAGttgtcttctctgtctctttctctttcttcattactAAGGCTGCTGAAATCTAGCTTCTTTATCCACGAATCCACGAATCCACTCTCACTGTTCCTACTCAATTCATTGTTATTACTCTTCTTCTGGAAGGGTTCTTTCAACCCTGTTGGCTACAGGTGGATCCTGGCTAGTCCGGTTAGACCTGTATCCTTAGTATATTATAAAAAAGCCTGTTTCAGAACCTTGATCTCACACTCAATATGAAACAGTCATGCTCTAGCTGGACTTCCTGTCacctgttttgattattgtaatcTGTTTCCCTCACTGTATCTAGAATGAGTTCTGAGGTCCCATCTCAATTCTTCCAGATGAGGCAAGGCACATCTCATTGTGTTCCTGGATTCATCATCCCCAAATCAGAACTGTCTAGTATTGCTTTATTTATTGTTCATCACTCAGTTAGACTGTGATAATCTTAGATCAGGGTCTGTCTTGTTCTCAATATTATACCCAGATCTTATCACATTTCTGGAATTATAATAGTTGCTCAgtatatgtataaacacacatatatacatacatatttatgtataaagaTGAAGATACATTCTTTACTTGTATTTCAAGATTCTACTTGACTGAAGTTCTTTACTCCTGTGATCCTGATAGAAGATATTACAGATACTACAATGATGTTGAAGGTACTTTCTTCAGCAGGAGTTCGTATCATGCTTCCTTGACCCTTTGGTGCACCAATTTTTGAGCAGTAGAGTGTGGTCACTCAGTCTGGGCGTTTCATCAGCTTGACTGCTCACAGCTCCATGACTGTTCATTCAAATTCTTTCTAAtatagatcatttaaaaaatgggactTACAGAAAAATAAGTCTAAGGTAATGAGGCCTTTAAAAAGTTCTAGATATGAGCTAATGAtacttttctattgtgttataTTTACTTGTACTTTTTGCTAGAAAGTCCTTTAATTGTGTGggatactcttttttattttactgatagTACATTGGGCAAACTATTTTGATGGTTGTCTAGTTAGACTAGAATTGGTTTCTTTTCAGGGTGTTGAATTATTGGATGGTTAGTTTCAACCACAGCTGACTCCTGAGTGCCTTCTTTACCCAGATTGTCTCCAATGAATGGCAGTGCTCAGAGTCTAGACATTATCAGGGAGGACAAACACTGATGTAGGCTCATGGACGGATAATTTGGTCTACATGTGGTTCCCTCTCCTGCTTTGCACATCCACCATTGAAGTATTTGCAGTAGCTCAAATTGAGAAACAGGATTGTTTTCCCCTAGagcccaccttccttccttcctgtgatCATCCTCTCTTCATTCCTTGTAACCTGTAGCAAAAGTCTTTGCTCATCCTTGGCATTGTCCCAGGATGCAAAACCACCATTTTGTCCTTTTGGTCACCTACTTCAGAAACACGTCTCAGAAACATTCTGACAACTTAAGTCATATTACAGCTGTAACttactaaattttttaaactatttttttgttcattatgcctagacataaaaaatatttatgttttttaaaagacaggatTTTTCTAGATGAAATGTCAAGCCACGTTTTATTAAGTTGGAgagatatatttatgtatttaaaactgTGCATATCTGTGCACATGCACGTGTGTTGGTGTGGGAACAATAGATGTTACATTATATGCCCGTCAGAATTGACTGTATTATTGCCCACCCACTTAACCAGTGTATAAAATAAGCTTAGAGATTTCCTTATTTGCTCCCATGATTAATATTCTTGAAAATGACATTCAAGAAGTGAAACTAATTTCCCATATCCTTGTGAACttctcaaattaaaaatacacaatgCATACATTACATATAAATGTACATTTATGTATAAATGCATGTTTACATATAATATAGATGTATAGTTAGGAAAGAGgagctattttaattatttttctaaattgtagAATAGGAAAAGtattaatttaagaaatatgtGCATACGTATGCATTAGTCTGTCATTCAggcttcagtttttgttttatgcCCGCAGATTCTTATAATTAAACAAGAATAATTAGTAGTGACATGGATGTAGCCTCGTAATTCTTTCGCTCTTAACTTTCACTCAAAGATAGCAGTGGAAATGCGTCAATAAGGTATCTGAAATTCTATATTCCTGCGTCTAACATTTTACCATGAATGACAGTATCAGTCTCAATTTGAAAATGGACTATTTCTACATAATCTGAACAGCTAGATAGAAGGAAAGActgggaaacaaaagaaaaccagaaattctgattcttgAAAAGCTGATGGTCTGATCCAACAATTTGAACACAAAGTGATACTCTGAAAAGTTtcaccacagatgtggctgaggaTGCTTTCTTTATATGATCAACCTGGAGCAGGTAAGagaaactaaatttaaatttcaaggtCAGTAATGAATGTGAAATAtaacaatatagaaaaaaaccacacaaacaaAAGCTAACTAATGCACCTAGGAATTGGGACAGTGTCCTTGGAGACTGGAAAATGCATTCATAACACCAAGGTCAGGATGTATCATTAGTGTACTAAATCTTTGCCAACATGATGatccaaataatattttattcatgttaaCTCACATTTGTAATTGCTAATATTATagcataatttcaaatatttattggtaaTTTGTGCTTTATTGATGAAGAGAACATGACTGCCTTTCACTGATGTTGCATTAAAGTGATTCTTTAGGCTTTTCCAGGATATTTGCACATATTCAGGATATTAAGTCTTCGCAAGTCTTAAGAGTTTACAAATCCGATTTTATGATTTGTTATTTAACATCTAATGCCACTTCTGGTTGGTGGTGATAAATTGGAAATTTGGTTACATTGTAGTAAAATATACTCAcctttgttttattgtttctgaATTTGTTGTGAGAAGCTTTACTGATCCTGATCTTGTCATATACTTCTATTttattccaattattttattattttactttatgttaTGTGCATTAACATCTGTATCCAACATGCACCATTCAACCAGATAAGGAGGTTTCCACAGAAAATACTACGTAGAAAGCGCACATAGTGAGGTAGGAGGGACACAGCCTAGGTGAGCACGGGATGGGGGGAATCAAGTGGAAAGGGTTTCATGTGACATGAGGTTTTGAAACGGTGATTGCAAAAATTTTCCACTCTTTCTAAATGAATAATTTGGCATTAGGATGCTTCTGTAGTTTCTCTTTTTCAGTACACATCCATCTTCATGTCCCTGTCCATACCAATATCCGTATTTATAGTGGCATCACTATGAAATCTCTTTTTGAATATTATTATCCTTTGTTTTATGgtaatttttctttccagtaCTCACTGTTTTGCAATTTAGTTTTCAAGAAGGCTTCTGTGCCATTTCGGAGTCCCCCCTTTGTTTTGGAGCATAGCAATGCTATCAAAATGCTTGGATCTTTCAAAGACAAAGCTAGAAAAAAGCATATTAAGAAATCAttacggagttccctggtggcctagtggttaagaatttgttgttgtcactgctgtggcttgggtctctacTGTTGCttggttcagtccttggcccaagaacttccatgtaccacaagtgtggcccctccccaaaaaagaaagaaagaaatcatcagTTTAAACTGCTGCTTCTAATCTTAATTCAACaccattgaatttttttaataatgaattttattttttccgttatagctggtttacagtgtt
Above is a genomic segment from Phacochoerus africanus isolate WHEZ1 chromosome 7, ROS_Pafr_v1, whole genome shotgun sequence containing:
- the LOC125131691 gene encoding olfactory receptor 6C2-like; this translates as MRNHTVITTFILVGLTEDPELQVLIFIFLFLTYMLSVTGNLTIIILTLTDSHLKTPMYFFLRNFSFLEISFTTVCIPRFLYSISSGDNTMTYNACASQIFFIGLFGATEFFLLATVSYDRYVAICKPLHYTSIMNGRVCTILILCCWTSGLMIIITPLSVGLQLEFCDSNAIDHFGCDASPLFKISCSDTWLIEQMVIICAVMTFIITLVGVVLSYICIIRTILRFPSASQRKKAFSTCSSHMIVVSITYGSCIFIYIKPSAKEEVNINKGASVLTTSIAPLLTPLFIL